From the Prochlorococcus marinus str. AS9601 genome, the window TATAGTACAATCTGAAAAAAAATTTCAAGAAGTTATCTCTAAGGGAACAAATTATGCAGAACAAGGACGAATAGTTACATTTGGAATTATCCCAAAATCACCACAGACTGGTTTTGGTTATATAGAGTCAGAGTACCCATTCAAAGAAAACTCATTAGATGGGCATAACATAATTAGATTTATAGAGAAGCCAGATTTAAAAACTGCAAAGAAATTTATTAAAGATAGAAAATTCGTTTGGAATAGCGGTATTTTCTTATTCCAACCAAGTGTGATTTTAAAAGAAATTCAGAAATTCAATCCTGAAATTATTAAATGCTGCAAAAAATCTCTTTCCAATAAGGAGATTGATCTAGATTTTACAAGAATTAACCAAGAAGAATTTTCAAAATGTCCTAATTTATCAATTGACTTTTCAATTATGGAAAAAACGGACTTAGGAACTGTATTGCCTCTAGATGCGGGATGGGATGATATAGGAAGTTGGGAATCTCTTTGGCAAATATCAAAAAAAGATTCTAAAGGGAATGTATTCCAGGGAAACGTTATCGGAGAAAAAACAGAAAATTGCTATTTGAGAAGTGAAAATAGGTTAATTGTTGGGTTAGGGATAAAAGATCTAATAACAATCGAGACAAGAGATGCAATACTCGTTGCAGATAAACAAAAATCGCAAGATGTTAAAGATATTGTTAGTTTATTGAAAAAATCTAATATACCTGAAGGTCTTACACATAAAAAAGTTTATAGGCCTTGGGGAAATTATTTATCATTAGTAGAAGATTCAAAATGGCAAGTTAAATTAATATCTGTTAATCCCGGAGAAAAACTTTCATTACAAAGACACAAGTTTAGAGCAGAACATTGGGTGGTAGTAGAGGGTGTCGCAAAAGTCGAAATTGACAAAAAAGTACTCATCTTAGAGGATAACCAGAGTACCTTTATACCTGTTGGAGCAAAACACAGATTGAGTAATTGCGGTAAAGAAATACTAAATATAATTGAGGTGCAAAGTGGTACATACTTAGGAGAAGATGACATAGAACGTTTTGAAGATAATTATGGGAGATTAAATTCTTAACTTTTTTAAAAAATTTTTTTAAATGAATTTTAATTTCTTGCTTATATTTGACTAGGCAATTAAGTATAATTTTCAAATAAATTTATGAAATATATCTCACTATTTTTTTTTGAATTTTAGTTCAAATAACAAAACTGCCAAATATGCTAATTATTTTTTTTATTTTTAATAATATTAATAATGCTTAAAAAAAATAAAATAAATTTAATTATAAAAAGCTTTATATATATATTTTATAAATTTTAAAAATAATCAAATTATATTAATTAGTAAATTTTTTTACTCACTTTTAAATAGAATAACTTAGAAGTAATTTATTTATGTATCCCAAAATTTATATGACAAGTTTCAATAGGATTTAAAATGATAAAGAATCAAAAAGTTGCTCTAATTACTGGTATTACCGGTCAAGATGGCAGCTATCTTGCGGAATTTTTATTGAATAAAGGTTATATAGTTCATGGAATAAAAAGAAGGTCCAGTAGTTTAAATACTGAGAGAATTGACCATATTTATCAAGATCCGCATTTAAGTAACCCCTCATTGATATTGCATTACGGAGATTTAACTGATAGTACAAACCTTATAAGAATAATCAAATATGTAAAGCCAGATGAGATTTACAATCTTGGGGCTCAAAGTCATGTGAGTGTTAGCTTTGAAACTCCAGAATACACAGCTAACTGTGATGCGTTAGGGACCTTAAGAATATTAGAAGCAATTAGATTATTAAAACTTGAAAAAATTACTAAATTTTATCAAGCTAGTACAAGCGAATTATATGGTTTAGTGCAAGAAACCCCTCAAACTGAGAAAACACCTTTTTACCCTAGAAGTCCTTATGGAGTAGCTAAACTTTACTCATATTGGATAACTGTAAATTACAGAGAATCCTATGGAATATTTGCTTGCAATGGAATTCTTTTTAATCATGAAAGTCCAAGAAGAGGAGAGACATTTGTTACAAGAAAAATAACAAGAGGATTATCTCGAATAGATCAGGGCTTAGAAAATTGTATTTATCTTGGTAATCTTGATGCATTAAGAGATTGGGGACATGCTGTTGATTATGTAGAAATGCAGTGGAAGATGTTACAGCAAAAAGACCCAAAAGATTATGTAATTTCAACAGGCAGGCAGGAAAGTGTAAGAAGATTTATTCATTTAGCAGCTTTGGCATTGGGGTGGAAAACAAATGCAGAGAATAATGCTATTGTTTGGGAGGGTTCAGGATTAGATGAAGTAGGAAGAAGAGTTGATACAAATGAAATTATTATAAGGATTGATCCAAAATATTTCAGACCATCAGAAGTTGAAACACTCCTTGGAGATTCTTCAAAAGCATATGAAGAACTTAATTGGAAACCAAAAATAAGTTTAGAAGAGCTTATAAAAGAAATGATAAATGCAGATATTGAGTTAGCAAAAAAAGAAGCTTTTTTATTTAGAAAAGGATTTAACATCCCTAAATCAATTGAAAACCCTCCGAGCATTTTTGAAAAATAAATATACATTATAATGAAAAAATTAATTACCAAAGAAGATAAAATATTTATTGCTGGTCATAAAGGAATGGTTGGTAGGTCAATTAAAAAAAATTTAATTTCTAAGAATTACACTAATTTAATTACTGTAGAAAAGAATGATTTAAATTTATTAGATGATTTAAAAGTAAAGAATTGGTTTAAAAAAAACAAACCTGATATTGTAATACTCGCGGCAGCAAAAGTTGGCGGGATTATGGCTAATAATAAATACCCTGCAAACTTTATTCTGGAAAATCTTAAAATTCAAACAAATGTTATAGAAGCATCTTGGGAAAATAATATAAAAAGATTTTTATTTCTAGGAAGTAGTTGTATCTATCCAAAATACGCTAATCAGCCAATTAATGAAGAGGAATTATTAAACGGATATTTAGAACCTACAAATCAATGGTATGCAATTGCAAAAATTGCAGGAATTAAATTATGTGAAGCACTAAGAAAGCAATATGATTTTGATGCCATAAGTTTAATGCCTACAAATTTATATGGACCAGGGGATAACTATGATCCAAACAATAGTCATGTACTTCCATCTCTAATAAGAAAATTTTATGAAGCCAAAATAAATAATTTGGATAAAGTAATTTGCTGGGGTACTGGTTATCCGATGAGAGAGTTTCTGCATGTAGATGATCTTAGCGAAGCATCTATTTATGCTTTAGAAAATTGGTATCCTAAAAAAGAGGAGTTAAAATATATGAATGTTGGAACTGGTAAGGATATAAGTATTAGAGAATTAGCAACTATAATCGCAAAAGAAATTGGTTTCGAAGGGGAAATAGAATGGGATGTTTCTAAACCTGATGGAACGCCAAAAAAACAATTAAATATTTCAAAATTCAGCAAATTAGGATGGTCCTCAAAAATAAAACTTTCAGATGGAATTAAAAATACAATTGATTGCTACATTAATGAAAATAAAAAAATAAATAA encodes:
- a CDS encoding mannose-1-phosphate guanylyltransferase/mannose-6-phosphate isomerase encodes the protein MNSKVIIPVILCGGSGSRLWPLSRKSLPKQFLSLNPENKKSLLQQTYQRVKNIKNCSGPIIICNEEHRFIVAEQMREIKIKPTAIILEPFGRNTCPAITLACLEAIKYSKDPFLLILSSDHIVQSEKKFQEVISKGTNYAEQGRIVTFGIIPKSPQTGFGYIESEYPFKENSLDGHNIIRFIEKPDLKTAKKFIKDRKFVWNSGIFLFQPSVILKEIQKFNPEIIKCCKKSLSNKEIDLDFTRINQEEFSKCPNLSIDFSIMEKTDLGTVLPLDAGWDDIGSWESLWQISKKDSKGNVFQGNVIGEKTENCYLRSENRLIVGLGIKDLITIETRDAILVADKQKSQDVKDIVSLLKKSNIPEGLTHKKVYRPWGNYLSLVEDSKWQVKLISVNPGEKLSLQRHKFRAEHWVVVEGVAKVEIDKKVLILEDNQSTFIPVGAKHRLSNCGKEILNIIEVQSGTYLGEDDIERFEDNYGRLNS
- the gmd gene encoding GDP-mannose 4,6-dehydratase; this translates as MIKNQKVALITGITGQDGSYLAEFLLNKGYIVHGIKRRSSSLNTERIDHIYQDPHLSNPSLILHYGDLTDSTNLIRIIKYVKPDEIYNLGAQSHVSVSFETPEYTANCDALGTLRILEAIRLLKLEKITKFYQASTSELYGLVQETPQTEKTPFYPRSPYGVAKLYSYWITVNYRESYGIFACNGILFNHESPRRGETFVTRKITRGLSRIDQGLENCIYLGNLDALRDWGHAVDYVEMQWKMLQQKDPKDYVISTGRQESVRRFIHLAALALGWKTNAENNAIVWEGSGLDEVGRRVDTNEIIIRIDPKYFRPSEVETLLGDSSKAYEELNWKPKISLEELIKEMINADIELAKKEAFLFRKGFNIPKSIENPPSIFEK
- a CDS encoding GDP-L-fucose synthase family protein, translated to MKKLITKEDKIFIAGHKGMVGRSIKKNLISKNYTNLITVEKNDLNLLDDLKVKNWFKKNKPDIVILAAAKVGGIMANNKYPANFILENLKIQTNVIEASWENNIKRFLFLGSSCIYPKYANQPINEEELLNGYLEPTNQWYAIAKIAGIKLCEALRKQYDFDAISLMPTNLYGPGDNYDPNNSHVLPSLIRKFYEAKINNLDKVICWGTGYPMREFLHVDDLSEASIYALENWYPKKEELKYMNVGTGKDISIRELATIIAKEIGFEGEIEWDVSKPDGTPKKQLNISKFSKLGWSSKIKLSDGIKNTIDCYINENKKINNI